The sequence ACTTTGCGCGCCAGACGGTCGATTTCCCGCAGCTGACGCAGGTTGACCGGAAAGGCGATGGTGATGTCGCGCCAGCCGTCCCGGGCGAAGTACCACGCCATATCCACGGAGGAAACGGTGATGGTCTCCACTCCGTAGTCGCGGAACCATCGGCCTACTTGGCGCGACTGGTGAGTCTTAAAGTGCGGGCGGAAGCGCACACCGCTGCGCTGCGCCTTTGCCGCCATGCGCTCAATGTTTCTCCGAGCCCGTGCTTCATCAAGAAGCAGAGTGGGACGACTGAAATCCTTGCTGATGATAGGCACCTCCTTGCCGCGCAAGCGGCGGTATGAGTCAAAGCCAACTTCCCAACGTGCTTCTACCGCATTTGTCGAATGCGCACCTGGATGTCCTTTTCTTCGCGCAAAAGCTCGACGAGGCGCTCGACCTCCGTGTTGCCATAATGGTACGGATAGAGGACCTTCGGACGTATGACACAGGCTGCATGCGCAGTCATTTCCGGAGTCATGGTATAGGGCAGGTTCATGGGCAAGAAAGCTACCTCGATGTCTTTCAACTCCTTCATCTCCGGGATGTCCTCGGTGTCGCCTGCTACGTAGACGCGCGTGTTGCCAAAAGTGAGCACATAGCCGTTGCCACGACCCCGCGGATGGAAGGGTTCTCCAGTGCTGCGCTTGTGGTGAATATTGTAAGCTGGCACGGCCTCCACGCGGATCCCGGCTAAGGTGTCGACTTGGCCGTTGCGGAGGACCACACCGTCTGGCACTTCTTTCTGGCACGCCTCGGGGATGCCCACCACCGTCGAGCCTTTTCGCACTTGGCGCAAAGCCAGCGTGTCTAGATGGTCGCGGTGCTCATGGGTGATGAGGACGAGGTCGGCTTTTGGTAGTTGCGCGTAGTCCGCCTCGCGCGAGACCGGATCCACATGCACGATCGTGTCGTGCCAGGTGAACATCACCGATGCGTGACCGATGAAGGTGATCAGCAGCGGCCCTTGAGGTGTGGTTATGGTATCCCGTTCGAAGGCGCGCTGGCCGCTTGCAAGCGAGGCCGCGGCGATGAGAAATGTCGCGCAGACTGTGATGCGCATGACTTCCTCCAAGTAGTTCTTTGCTCAGCTGACTGTGGCGCTTCCGCAATTCCAGGAACACACGCACGTGGCCGCCCCTGGTCCGGGTGTCGGGACGCTAATGACCGTTGTCCCCCGGTCAGCGTTTTGGTCTTGGTTTCTTTGCCGCGCCTGCATTGACCTTCAATCCTGAGTGCGCGCGCGCCAGAGCGTCGCAGCTAACAGCAGCGACAACGTTGACGAGGCCAGCCAGAAGAGTATCGCCGGGGTAAAATGGTACGTCCTCACTCCCTCACTCACCACCATCGCTTTTTGGATGAGGTGTCCGCTGACCCTTTCTTGCACCGCGGCGGCTATGTAGCTGAACACGCCCACAAATCCCAAGGCGGCGCCTGCTGCCTGTTTTGGCGCAATGTCAACTGCGAACAGGCCTCCCAAAGAGGTGACCAACCCGTTGAGGCCGAAGCCGTACACGGCGAGGGCGGCCACAATCAGCGCGGGTTTACCCGGGGGCGCCAAAAACAGAAGGCCGAGTGCTGCCAGTTCCAGTAGGCCGAACAGGAGGTTGGCTGGGGGTCGCCGTGCGTGGAAGAGGTGGTCGGAGATGAAGCCAAACGCCACACATCCTGCTACCCCAGCCAGAGTGTTGATAGCCAGCAAACTGCCCGCGGTAAGAAACGAGTACCCCTTTGCCTCTTGCAGATAGAGGAAGCCCCAGCTATTGATAGCATAGCGCGTGATGTACATGCCGGCGCTGGCCAGACCAACAAGCCAGATGGCCGGCGTCTTGAGCACCAGGAGCTGCGCTTGCCATCGGCCCAGCGGTTGCCCGGGCTGAGGCTCGGCAAAGTCCTGGCGCCAAACGGCCACGGGAGGCAGGCCGAGCGTCTGTGGCCGGTCCTGCAGGGTGAAGTACAGCCCTATGGCCACGCCAACACAGATGGCAGCCGGTCCCCAGAAACCCCACTGCCAGCCCAACCAGCTCACGAGCGCGGCGGAACCTACCCAGGTGATCCCCTCGCCAAATGCGTGCGCAGTGCTCCAGATGCCGTAGAAGCGTCCTCTTTCGCGATTACTGAACCAGCGCGATAACGAGACCACACCGGTCGGGGCGGCAAAGCCTTGGAACCAGCCGTTCAAGCCCCACAGCATAACCCACGGACCTAATCCCCTGCACCAGGCGATGGCGCCGTTGATCAGCGCCGAGCCCAGGACTCCCAATGACCCAAAGCGCTTCAGATTGGCATGATCTGCGAGGAAGCCGTTGACCAGCTTGCCAAAGGCATACGTATAGAAAAAAGCAGAACCGATGGTCCCCAGCTCGGCTGGAGAGAAAGCCCCGCTGTCGATGAGCGGCTTTTTCACCACCGAGAGCCCCAGCCGACAGGTGTACGCTAGCCCGTAGCCCACGGTGATGGCGATCATCACCAGAAGGCGATACCGTCGGTAGAGTCTGTCTACAACCGCCCTGTCGGGAATCGGTGGTTTATCGGCCTGAGTGGCAAAGAAACCGAACAGGTGCCTTATCATGTTGCCTCCGCCCAGTGGGCAGGACGTCGTGCTCGCCACAGGGTTGTGGCCAGCAGCAGTGATACGATGGAGGTGGCAACCCAGAAGAGAATAGGATAACGAAAGTCGTAGCGCCGCGCGCCTTCAACTATTGTGGTACCCCGATGGATTAAGAACCCGCTCACAGACTCCTGCAGTGCGGCGCCCAGGTAGCTAAATATACCCATGAATCCCATCGCCGCACCTGCCGCCTCACGTGGAGCCAGGTCGATGGCAAACAGGCCGCCCAGCGAGGCGAGGATGCCGCTCAGACCGAAGCCATACATGGCAAAGGCAATGGAGAGCCACAGCGGCTGCTCCGGCGGGCAGAGAAAGATGCCGGTGAGCGCCGCTGTCTCGAGCAGACCAAAAAGGAGGTTGGCCGGCGGTCGCCGGGCCTTGAACAACGTGTCGGACACAAAGCCAAAGGCCACACACCCCGCAATGCCAGCCACGGTGTTGATCGCCAGAAGGCTTCCGGCTGTGATCAGAGAAAAGTGCTTGGCTTCCTGTAGATAGAGGATCCCCCAGCTATTCATGGCATAGCGCGTGGCCGACATGGCCATGCAAGCCAGCCCCAGAACCCAGAGGCTGGGCATCTTGAGTAAAAGGAGTTGCGTCTTTAATCGCGCCCGCGGGCTCATGGGGCGTGACTCGTGCGGCGGCTTCTCCCCCCGCCACTGCGTCACTGGCGGCAGGCCCAGGGTCTGCGGCCGATCCTCGAGGGCGGCGTAAAGGGCGGCCGCCACCCCTAAGCACATCAACCCAGGCCCGATGAAGCCGAAACGCCAACCCAATGCCGCAACCATTGCGGCAGTGAGGACAAATGTGAGCCCCTCACCCATGGCGTGGGCGGTGCTCCACAGGCCGTAAAACCTTCCCCGCTCGCTGTCGCCGAACCAGTGGTTCAGCGCCACGACCGATGAGACTGAGCCAAAGCCTTGAAACCATCCATTCAAACCCCACAGCAGAGCAAAGAGCCAGAAAGCCGTAGTTGTGCCCACGGTGAGATTCGCTACTGCGGAAAGAAAAATCCCCAAGGGGAAAAAGCGTTTGATGTTGGCGTGGTCGGCTAAGAACCCATTGGTGAACCGGCTGACAGCATACGTGTAGAAAAAGGCCGCCCCAATAAGGCCCAGCTGTTCGGCGCTCAGGATCCCCCCGTCTATGAGTGGTTTTTTTGCGACCGAAATTCCCAGGCGGCAGAGGTAGGAGAGGGCATAGCCAAAGGTGATGCCCGCCATGACCGACACTCGCGCGCGCCTATATCGTCTGTTGATGGCGTCTCTATCCGCTAACAAGGGTTTGTCCTGTCCTGTGGCGAAAAAGGCGACAAACCTGTGTAGTGCACCACCTGCGGCCATCGTGCCTAACCAGTTTAGTTCTCCCCAACCACTCCGTGTCTACTCCAGCGAATTTCCTGCTACACGAGTTCGCCCTTGGCCACCATGAGCACTCTCCCGCCCACTTCGACCTGGATCGTGTCTGCCAGCTGGGATGCCCGCACCAGGAGCAGAGAGGGGCGCCCTATTTCGTACCCCTGTTCCACTCTCAGGTCGACCTTGTTCTGCCCGAAGTAACGGTGGTGGACGAGATAGGCGCCGAGACAGCCGTTGGCACTCCCCGTAGCGGGGTCCTCGGGCACGCCGTACTCGTGGGCAAAGACGCGAACACTCAGGTGGTTAGCGCAGGAACGCGGCTCCTGGCAAAAGAGCAGGAACGCCTTGACAGGCAGGCCCTCGGAACACTCCTGTGAGAAGGTCGGCCCCGCCTTGGCCAAGGCCTCCCGTGACACAACGGGCACGATGATAAACGGTAGTCCCGTAGACACCACCTGCGGCTGAACAGGCCCAAGTTCCTCAGGCGCTAAACCTAGGGCCCCGGCGACACACCCCCGCTCAAGCACGGGGCCGAAGGTCGGCTCTGTCTGGCGCATCCACACCTGCTCCACACCCTGAGGCCCGTACTCGAAACGGACTTGAATCCGCCCCACGGCCAGGTCGAGGAAGAGACGGGGCACTTGCCTTCGGATCACTTCCTGCTGGATGACGAAGGCTGTGCCCAGCGTGGGGTGTCCGGCAAACGGCACCTCGGTTGCCGGCGTAAAAATGCGGACAGGGAACGCCTCCCCTTCTTCTGCCATGATGAAGGTCGTCTCGGAGAAGTTCATTTCCTTGGCCAGGCGCTGCATGATTGCCGGCTGGAGGCGGTGTGCATGGCGGAACACCGCAAGTTGATTGCCGCTGTAGCGTTCTTCGGCAAACACGTCCACGATGTAGAAGAGCACGGATCCCATAGGGCCCTCACTGTTCCGCCTCAGTGGCCCACGTCACTGGTCTCAAACAGAAGCGAGCTCAGCACCAGGACGCCGACACATGCAGCGCCCAGCACGAGGAGGTCCAGGGCAAGCGGCAGGGAAGAGGCTCCCACGAGAGCCCCGCGCAGGCCATCCACGCCATAGGTGAGCGGATCGAGGTAGGAGAGCGGACGTAGCAGGCGCGGCAGGTTTTGCACAGGGAAAAGGGCGCCGGAAAGAAAGAAGATGGGAAAGACCACAAAGTTGAAGATGATCTGAAAGCCATGCACGTCGGTCATCCGCGAGGCGAACGCCAGGCCCATGCCGATAAACGTGAAGGCGATGAGGAGCATGAACAACAGGGCAAGTGCCATTCCTGCTGCAGAGGTGATTCGGAAGCCGAGAGGAAGTGCGCTGAGCATTAGGGCCAGACTCTGGCCCAACGCCAGGGTTGAGGCGCCCGCCAGTCGCCCCAGGACAATGGACAGACGGGATACAGGGGTGACCATGATCTCTTTGAGAAAGCCGAACTCCTTATCCCATAGCACCTGGAGCCCGCCAAAAGTGCTGCTGAAGAGGAGTGTCATGCCCACCACGCCAGGTATGAGAAAGTTAATGTAACTCACGCCAGGAGG comes from candidate division KSB1 bacterium and encodes:
- a CDS encoding MBL fold metallo-hydrolase, with translation MRITVCATFLIAAASLASGQRAFERDTITTPQGPLLITFIGHASVMFTWHDTIVHVDPVSREADYAQLPKADLVLITHEHRDHLDTLALRQVRKGSTVVGIPEACQKEVPDGVVLRNGQVDTLAGIRVEAVPAYNIHHKRSTGEPFHPRGRGNGYVLTFGNTRVYVAGDTEDIPEMKELKDIEVAFLPMNLPYTMTPEMTAHAACVIRPKVLYPYHYGNTEVERLVELLREEKDIQVRIRQMR
- a CDS encoding MFS transporter, which gives rise to MIRHLFGFFATQADKPPIPDRAVVDRLYRRYRLLVMIAITVGYGLAYTCRLGLSVVKKPLIDSGAFSPAELGTIGSAFFYTYAFGKLVNGFLADHANLKRFGSLGVLGSALINGAIAWCRGLGPWVMLWGLNGWFQGFAAPTGVVSLSRWFSNRERGRFYGIWSTAHAFGEGITWVGSAALVSWLGWQWGFWGPAAICVGVAIGLYFTLQDRPQTLGLPPVAVWRQDFAEPQPGQPLGRWQAQLLVLKTPAIWLVGLASAGMYITRYAINSWGFLYLQEAKGYSFLTAGSLLAINTLAGVAGCVAFGFISDHLFHARRPPANLLFGLLELAALGLLFLAPPGKPALIVAALAVYGFGLNGLVTSLGGLFAVDIAPKQAAGAALGFVGVFSYIAAAVQERVSGHLIQKAMVVSEGVRTYHFTPAILFWLASSTLSLLLAATLWRARTQD
- a CDS encoding MFS transporter encodes the protein MAGITFGYALSYLCRLGISVAKKPLIDGGILSAEQLGLIGAAFFYTYAVSRFTNGFLADHANIKRFFPLGIFLSAVANLTVGTTTAFWLFALLWGLNGWFQGFGSVSSVVALNHWFGDSERGRFYGLWSTAHAMGEGLTFVLTAAMVAALGWRFGFIGPGLMCLGVAAALYAALEDRPQTLGLPPVTQWRGEKPPHESRPMSPRARLKTQLLLLKMPSLWVLGLACMAMSATRYAMNSWGILYLQEAKHFSLITAGSLLAINTVAGIAGCVAFGFVSDTLFKARRPPANLLFGLLETAALTGIFLCPPEQPLWLSIAFAMYGFGLSGILASLGGLFAIDLAPREAAGAAMGFMGIFSYLGAALQESVSGFLIHRGTTIVEGARRYDFRYPILFWVATSIVSLLLATTLWRARRPAHWAEAT
- a CDS encoding PhzF family phenazine biosynthesis protein, with product MGSVLFYIVDVFAEERYSGNQLAVFRHAHRLQPAIMQRLAKEMNFSETTFIMAEEGEAFPVRIFTPATEVPFAGHPTLGTAFVIQQEVIRRQVPRLFLDLAVGRIQVRFEYGPQGVEQVWMRQTEPTFGPVLERGCVAGALGLAPEELGPVQPQVVSTGLPFIIVPVVSREALAKAGPTFSQECSEGLPVKAFLLFCQEPRSCANHLSVRVFAHEYGVPEDPATGSANGCLGAYLVHHRYFGQNKVDLRVEQGYEIGRPSLLLVRASQLADTIQVEVGGRVLMVAKGELV
- a CDS encoding ABC transporter permease; this translates as MALINTQAVYVLWLREMKRTWRAKSRILGSLMMPLFFMLFLGSGFRQAKLPGIPPGVSYINFLIPGVVGMTLLFSSTFGGLQVLWDKEFGFLKEIMVTPVSRLSIVLGRLAGASTLALGQSLALMLSALPLGFRITSAAGMALALLFMLLIAFTFIGMGLAFASRMTDVHGFQIIFNFVVFPIFFLSGALFPVQNLPRLLRPLSYLDPLTYGVDGLRGALVGASSLPLALDLLVLGAACVGVLVLSSLLFETSDVGH